Below is a genomic region from Gadus morhua chromosome 4, gadMor3.0, whole genome shotgun sequence.
AAGATGAGGGAGTGGTAAGCCTCAAGGGAGAAGGTCTGGTGCTGTGGAGACAGCTGACGAACATCTTTCAGCAAGGCAGCCCTCATCATTATGTTCTCCAACTTGACTGCTGCCAATGAGCCTTAAAAGAccaagacaggtaggcagggaggcagacagacacacagacggaaaacgtacaaatagacaggaagatggacagacagaattcctttttgaaatggaaacacatgaaattgtcctgcatatgaattatagcaaacataaacagTAAACAGAATGTTATGAGATTGCCagggaatgaaaaaataatttcatcacAAAGGTCACATGTCAAAGCATCCAGACAATTACTCAAAGACAGCAACTAAAACAACACTATGTATAGCGTGCATAATACCAGTACTGTACCTGGGTACAGCCACTCTTTGTTGCGCTAATCTTCGTCTAGAGGGCCATGGGCACAACTGGAGAAGGCAGGGATGTCATGGTCATGGATGTCCTGGATGTGGTTCACTAAACTTCTCCATTTGGCCTCCATGACCGCTGGGTTGCCATCTGGGGTTGAGGCTGCAGTCCAATAGAGGTGATTCACTATAGCTGGCCTCCACAACTGTAGTTGGTCACACTCTTTGGATGCTGCATCCAATGCCTTCCCCAGACCTGTTTTAGAACAAATGGTATTAATTTATATGCACTAACAAAAACTGCTTCAAGGTTCCAACAATGGATACATACTTTTGGCAATGTGCCACACGTCAAAATAATGCTGTGTCCCTTCAGGGAtcagctcctctctcacccattTGGCAACCTAAGGagaaaaaaaccacaaacatCCAGCTTCAGTGCAATTCAGATATTTACATTCTATACTGCATTTTTATTGTAAATACCTGGCGATGTCGGTCCGTGATCAGCGTTGCCAAATGCAGGTCGTTTCCCCTCAGCAGGCCAACACTGCGCTTGAGGCCTTCAAGCTCACACCATGAGCTGTTGGGGACCTCTGAGCTCTGCAACATGACATAACAGTGCAAGTGTAGAatgctggtggtgttgaaggAGACGTTAATGAACCGAAGCGTTGCTGGACCAGGCATTATGATACACTACTCTAGTTAGGCAATACACAATAAAGCTCTATGCATGGTTGTAGTGGAAAGATGTTATATTAAGATACAATCCTTTTACCAAATTGCAGAGTTCATTTCTTTGTCTAATAACATCAGGTTtacctgaacaagctgaacatccaCCACCTTGTTCACTCTGTCCTCTATCAGAGAGTATGACCCATACTTTGCGCAGTGCCCAGGAGAATCTGACCTGGAATTAATTACAATTTATGTTTCAAGTTTTTAAAACCATGGTCTGTAAAGACAATCCACCATGTCAACTGCAAATGCCAACTAAAGCCACCCTACatgataacaaataacaaaatcaaAACGTGGAACTGGTCTAGCTCTCACACTGGTTTACCTGCAGTCACCAGCAAGAACTAGCCCGCCATCCATTGCCCGTAGGTCACTAAAATTCTTGGCTTGATCATTCTGCCAGGCCTGAACGATTACAGGGATGGTGTAGCGGCGCTGATGGCGAAAGAAACTGCTGGCACTGATGCACTGCAGGCCAAACAGGGTCAACATTCTTAGTGTCTGTGTGGCCAAACATCCAGTAAAATGAATGGCCCCACTTAACAGGAGGTTGCAGGTTGGCATGTTCCTGTGGAGCATTGGCTGGTTTTGCCAGAAACGGTGGTAGCCACATGATGCACAGACCTAGAtatgtaagaaaataaaataaaacattgtaccgtAATCAACAGTATATCAGGATTCAATATAGAGTAAGTACTGTACATTACTGGTCAAAGGTTTCATATTTTCAATGAAACACACATGACCAATACAGTATAACACTCAAATATGATGGCATCACAAACCAGCAGACTTAAGCCAGCCTGGTACATACATTGTAAATTAACTGGCAAGACAGTCAGAGCTATCAGATTGTAATTAGATATTCAGATTTTCTAATCAGATGGCCACGTAAACAAAACTGCATAAACAAAACTGTACCTGCTTGATCTTAACAAAAGTTCCTTCCTGCTGCACGATGCTACTATCCGACCTCTCACAACAGGCCGGACAGATGGCAAAAAGGCCCATCAGCTCCTCTTGGCAAACAATGAATTTGTCAATGCAACTACAACAAaaaatgagggggaggggggcggtgtcATTCAAACTAACAAAGCATTGAGCATTCAATATGGTCTATGTTGGTTTTAGATTATCTCACTTGTGGTGGGGGTCACACGTGTAAGGTGGCTCCTCATCAAACAATTCCTCCTCATCCATCGGCTCTTCGGGCACCCACGACAAGTCACTGATGACAGTGGCattatcatcatcgtcgtcgtcaaCTGTCTGTTCAGGACTagtgaggggagtggaggtTTGTGGGCTGATTGAAGTCTGTGTGCCCACACTAACCATCTTGGGCTTCAGGTTAACCTGCACAGCTGTGGCAGAGGCAGTAAACATACCCAAACATATGACAATCATGGCAAATCGGCGGCTATGTTTTGGTGTAGGCTATGTATTCATTTCATCAATGTGTATGGAAATGTTCTACTTGCAATGTTTTAGACATAATATCTACCCCTTAAAATACCAAAGATTTACCGTGAGACCATCGGGGGGGCTTCAAAAAACATTGTGTCccagcgtcagaagtggaggagggCAAGGGCTGATCCCCAGTATCGACACTCTCCACAGTGTCTACACTGGCCACGGTCTCCTGCTGTGAGGCGTCTGTCAACATCTTgcgaaaacaaatataaaaaagtatattagtataaagtatagtatatataagtatataaaaGGTCACGGTCAAATACAGTATATGTGAAAGAGAACCGTAGCAGTCTAGCACTAAcacaaaacgcaaacacactgttGTGAAAGCCGCTTGATGTTGACGATCACTGATCCAAACACTAGCCATGAAGCTTTCATGACGATATGGACATTTACTTCAGGGCAATTTTGTTTTGGCTCATATTCGTGAATCACGAAATATGCTCTTCTAATGTCAGACTGATCATGCTTGTAGATGAGGCTGTGTCAAAGGGAACACGGTATGCAAAATACACAGAGCTAGCTAACGCGCAGCTTGTAATTAGCAGCTATAGCATGATGCTTACCGTGGCAATCTCTCGCTTGCGGCAGACGGTGTCTCTCGACCTCGGGACAGGGCAGGCAGAGTGGTTTGCATGCACAGACGGCACGGCGGTAGGAATTAACTTCGCCGTCCTCTTACTCTTTAAACCAAGTGAGACCATCTTGGCATCCCCTGAGTGGTAATCCTCCTCCTTGAAATGCGCGCTGCATATTCTGGAGTACGCGGTAACAGAGCTAGCTGAAAAATCTGCCCGCCTAAACTTGACAAATTGCACCCAGCTTCGGAGAATCCCTTTGTCCTTGGGGAAGCAATGGACCCTATGTCCACTTTTGCTGGAGTTGTTGCACCCGCCACAAATACAGTAGAAAACCATGTTATCTACTTAtatatctactctctctctctctctctctctctctctctctctctctctctctctctctctctctctctctctctctctctctctctctatatgttatgctatgctatgctatccctcactatctatcgatgttatgctattctatctatctatctatctatctatctatctatctatctatctatctatctatctatctatctatctatctatctatctatctatctatcgatgttattctatctatctatctatctatctatctatctatctatctatctatctatctatctatctatctatctatctatatatatatctaggctatctctatttatgtatttactaATATAATCTgacactgtcactctctctcactagcgGCTTCGGCTGTCGTCCAAAAGCGGAGTACCTTACGTGACGTcgtgcaatgcattgtgggagaaaTAAGAATCATCGCTAACCTGTGGCTAATAACCACTAATATATCACCTACTTTtcctaatatttatattttgtgataccctacaacatcaaatacaatggataattgtttaaatgtttattaccaactagaaaattgccagaaaagaagaaaatagaaacCTGCACCATGCCCTTTAACGTATTTAAGTTGCTTGCAGTTGTCACCCTACCActccaaatgtaaaactgacgtttacaaatatgcaacaatgGTCAGAAAAGTACTaatttatatttaccattcTATATTGCAATCGCTGCTGGCAGTCCCATTGAAGAACACGGCAGCGCGGCCTGTTCTTGCACTAtacaggcttacatgaaccacgtgacgaCCCTGCCggcgagatcagagagtgtcgcaaccatagacatatatattatatattattatatatattgccgccgtagggcatctagttaatagATATATCTATGGTCGCAACTCTTCTCGCTCTATTGCTCTGGCAGCATCTTTAGACAGATGAGGAAGCCGGGGCCAATACgtcataggccacgcctactggATACAAACGCAGCGCGGGAGTCAGATGAGGTCAGGAACGTATGGCCGTCCCGTTGCTAGAACACGGCAGCGCCAAACATTTCACTGACTACTGCTTCCTCAACTTGGGCCAATACAGAGCTGGACTTGCTCAACGTCTGAAAATCAAGTCTGGATCAGTACCAACTCTCCTCGGCTCAGCTACAAACCTCGAAAAGGTAAGTTAACTAACGccatatcattgtgttgctttactgtatatagttaccttgttagcattataatgttgctttagcattagcgctacagCCAAGTTATTGTCGCTAATGTTAAAGCCTatggtgcaggttaaccggaagtttcgattaatgggtacataaagcactcaaaatatgtaccGCATTCatgaaatgtctccaaaattgcgttaaagtccagtttttgtcgttttttgtggtaacgggtgttttctaacgtCGTTCGGTGGTAACGTCACGGTAGGGAgtcgtggtggaaggtagcctcagcctagtactagaactatggcgtctaactgggatgaggaagaggtggcaagaaccacaaattacatttatgatggcccacagccgtaTAATTTCGAGCCTGTTAGACGTGAGggggcgaatgaggaattgccgagGATTGATGGCcgtcaaagccaattaaattcatggtcagaggagaatgggtGGAGAGTTGGTGAGGTGTCCTGGtgagttgctatcatttagcaatGCAGCAACGAGCGCTTGAGctatcccccctccccggaTAAACCCTACGATTAGTTATCCCACGTTTTGATGGTTGCCTAATAGCTCCAGTAACTACCGGTACATATTTTGCCTAGTCTTTATTTCTAAGCTTTTACATATTCCTCCGGTGAAAGTGTTGTTGCAAACGTACCCGGTAGCCGCCGATCACGTAGGCTGGTCATGAATTCAGCGGTGATTATTTTCGATTCTACTCCTCGTGATTGATTGTCATTGACACCATCAGGGTACCgcttacagagagagggagagtagtaagcgtgtctgtgtcgctgtgtttggcaggtgtttgtgtgggcggtGCCGTCCTATGGAATCTGTGGTGGAGAGCTTGTGCTGTAGGGAAGTGAGtgcgttttggtcgctggtcgaGAAGCTCAGCCCAAGACCAGCAGATGTGACATGCCTCACTCAGCATCCAGGATTTGATGCATGCTGCCTGAATCCGTTTGTGCTTAAGATAGCGTACACACGTTTCAAGCAGGATCATGGTCCCCTTCAAGCCAGCACGCACGAGTatgttaattgtttgttactttagCATTCTTTTTATAGAGTCCTATGAACCAACTTAAACAGTTATAGGCGACTAGAGATGTGTTGCATAGACAATAAACGTGCatgcaatttttttattttccaaccTATTTCCCTAGGCAATACCGGTACACTGCATACAGGCAGGCTATACGATGGGCTTATGGAGTTCTTGGCCTGCATATAAGGAAGCCTCTACCCTCCTGTCTGGTTTCAGCCATCAGGCAACAATTTCAGAGTGGTGACCAGACCTATCATGGCTTTCAATGGCCTCTTTTGGATGAAGAATAAAAAACATATTGGCACGTACAAcatgaatacaattatttttcagTTCAAGAATTAACTCATGCTAGTTGTGTTGCGATCGCTCAACCGCctttaaaatgttataaaatacaCAGAACATGTGAATTCATATAAAAACAGTTTATTAGGTCATCCCAAGTAATAGGGATCGATTACTGAAAAAAGGGACAGGTTGAAAGGCCTGATATAGTAAACAAATCaagaaaaaaagggttaggCACAAAGAAACCAACATAAAATAATCTTGCAATAGTGTGGTCTTACCTGAGGGTCAGCACTCACACAGcacattctctcactcactcacggacACATACATGCAATGATATCACATAGAGCAGACGCATAGTGATCCAAGAGAAAAGCGCACACAGAGGTCCCTTTCGGATTCTTACAATTCTTACTTTTTATGAATTATGGGGCAAATGGAGCTGTAATGGAATGATTTGTGCACACAACTAAGTAAAAAACCCaagtaataaaaacaaaacatgcgaCATGCAGTGAGgcggtaaccatggtgatgctGATAAAGGAATGAATGGGTTGCAGCCATAAATAACCAAGAGATAATGTTAGTCGACAGATGTTAGGGTCAGCGCAAGGGGTTAAAATGTAAGGTTATAATAAACTTCCTGGAACAATCAAAAAACCCAAGCAATAAACagcacacaaagagaaaacaaaacatgcgGCATACAGAAAACCACcaccaaataaaataacatatacttactatatacatttatacatactcACAACTAAATGATTGGCCTGTGTGGGAAAAAAACTATGCTAATTCAATTTTTTGTAGCGTGACTGCTGGGCTAGATAGAGGCTGACGGCCTCCTCCTTGGGAATTTGTTCGAAGGATTTGGCGATGGGGGCGGGTGCACAGGCTGACAAATTGGCGCTAACCTCTTGAAGAGCCTTGGGTGAATCCATGTAGCTCTCCCGAAGAGCCTCGATTAATGACGTTGCATAACCTGCagacataataatgataaaatactGTATAAAGATCGATGTCACAGATGTCTTGTGCGCAAATGTCAAAATATGATAGAACTGCATGACACTGCCTACCGTATGAGGCCTTCTCTTTGATGGGCACAACTACCCAGGCACCTTTTCTGAAACGTGGATATCGCACGCTATACCTCTCCAAACCATCGCTTCTTCGTGCGGTCTCTCTGTTCGCATTATGGTTGTAATGCAGCGCCGCTAAGAGAAGCCTACAGAATAACACATTTGAGAACACTTTCGAAACCTGGTGTATGTATGATCAAATACGGCATTGTTATTCCATTGGACAGCACTGACCTGCTATACATGCCCTGGTATGAAAACCCAGTGTGCTTGGGTGCGAAGTGCAGGATCAGGGAGTGGAAGGCTTCAAGGGAGTAAGTCTGGTGCTGCGGAGACAGCTGTCGAACATCCTTCAGTAAGGATGTCCTTGTGATGATACCCTCCAGTTTTACTGCTGCCATTGAGCCTGCAAGAGACCAAGAtaggtaggcacacacacagcagacatacaaatagacagatatttttTCTCCAGTGGAAACACATGAAATTGTCCTGCATATGAATTATAGCAAACATATTTACAGTAAACAGAATGTTATGAAATCCCCAGAGTATGAAATAATGATTTAAATGGAAACCCTGTAGAGCATTCATAATGCCACATACTGTGTACTGTACCTGGTTCCAGCCACTCTTTATCTCGTTGATCCCCCTCCAGAGGGGCATGAGCGCAACTGGAGAAGGCAGGGGTGTCATGGTCGTGGATGTCCTGAATGTGATTCACCAAGCTTCTCCATTTGGCCTCCATCACTCATGGATTGCCATCAGGGGTTGAGGCTGCAGTCCAGTACAGGTGGTTTACTATGGCTGGCCTCCACAACTGTAGTTGTTCACACTGTCTGTCTTTTGAGGCTGTATCCAAGGCCTTCCCCAGACCTGGTTTAGAACAAATGGTATTAAtctaaatgcaataaaaaaaaactgcttaAACTTTCCAACAATGGATACATACTTTTCCCAATGTGCCAGACATCAAAATAATGCTGTGTCCCTTCAGGGCACAGCTCTTCTCTCACCCATTTGGCAACCTAAGGAGTAAAGAGCAAACTTTTGTGGATGCTTGCACTGTCTGGCCCTCAGTGCATCAGCAAAGCACAAATGTCCAGCCTCAGTGAAATTCATAAATCtacattatttttctttttgtaaataCCTGGCGATGTCTGTCTGTGATGAGGGTTGACAAATGCAGGTCGTTCCGCCTCAGCAAGCCGATGCTGCGCTTGAGCCCCTCCATCTCACACCAAGAGCTGTTGGGGACCTCTGAGCTCTGCAACATAATATAAGTGTAAGTGTAGCCCTATGCATGGTTGTACACGTGGAAAAGTGCTATATTAagatgcagtccatttaacaaATTGCAGAGAGTTCATTTCTTTCTGTCTAATAACATCAGGCTtacctgaacaagctgaacatcaaCCACCTTGTTTACTCTGTCCTCTATCAATGTGTAGGAGCCGTACTTTGCACAGTGCCCTGGAGAATCTGACCTGGGGATAATTAGAAATTAAAATTATGTTTCAAGTTTTTAATAACCAGTGTCTGTAAAGACAATCCACCATGACATCTGCAAATGTAAACTAAAGCCGCCCTGcatgataacaaataaaaaaaaaatgtgcaacTGGTCTATGAGCTCTCGCACAAACAAAGTGTGGAGAACAGTATTAGGATACAAAATTAACAATGACATGAGATTATTAAAGTTCATACCCCTTAGTGGCCGCTAGCATAGAATCAACAAATTCTGCTTTACCTGCAGTCACCAGCAACAACTAGGCCTCCATCCATTGCCTTGAGGTCACTAAAATTCTTGGCCTGCTCGTTCTGCCAGGCCTGAATGATGACGGGGATGGTGTAACGGCGCTGATGGCGAAAGAAAGTGCATGCGCTGATGCACTGAAGGCCAAACAGGGTCATCATCCGTAATGTCTGGGTGGCCAAACATCCAGAGAAATGGATGGCCCCGCTTAAAAGGAGGTTACAGGTTGGCATATTCCTGTTTAGGATCGGCTGGTTTTGCCAGAAACGCTGGTAGCCACATGCACAGACCTAgatattttgaaaaaaaaaaacatgacaatcAGTGTATAACACTCAAATATGATGGCATCATAAACCCACAGACTAAAGCAAGCCTGGTACATACATTGTAAATTAACTGGAAAGACTAATTTGAAAAAGAAGCAACGTCAGCACCAACCAAGCTAGCCATTATAAATCCACAAGATATTAGACTGTTATAGCAACTTATGTGGATAGGAGGATGCACTGATcacttgcaatgagcaatgtgGGCAGACAGTCAGGGCTATTCGATTTTAGTAAGATATTCTGATTTTCTAAATCAGATATGGCCTGCAGTGTAAACAAAACCCTACCTGCTCTATTTTAACAAATGTTCCTTCCTGCTGCACGATTCTACTATCTGACTTCTCACAACAGGCCGGACAGATGGCAAACAGGGCCATGAGCTCCTCTTGGCAAACAATGAATTTGTCAATGCCACTACAAcaaaaaagaggggggggggggtgtcagtcAAACTACAGATGCACGAAAATGAAAATTCAAAGTTGGTCTATGTTGGCTTTAAATTATCTCACTTTTGGTGGGGGTCACAAGTTTGAGATGGCTCCTCACAcaacacctcctcatcctcctcagacATCTGGTCTCCTGGTacccatgatgcatcactgATGACAGAGAGATCATCTTCTCCATCCGTTGGGTCAGGACTAGTGAGGGGGGTGGAAGTTTGTGTCCCCATGCTGACCATCTTGGGCTTCAGGTTCACTTGTACAGCTGTGGCAGAGTCAATAAACATACCCAAACAGATGACAATCATGGCAAATCTAAGCGGTTATGTTTTGATCTAGGTTATGTATTAATTTTAGCAATGT
It encodes:
- the LOC115542363 gene encoding uncharacterized protein LOC115542363, with amino-acid sequence MDEEELFDEEPPYTCDPHHNCIDKFIVCQEELMGLFAICPACCERSDSSIVQQEGTFVKIKQVCASCGYHRFWQNQPMLHRNMPTCNLLLSGAIHFTGCLATQTLRMLTLFGLQCISASSFFRHQRRYTIPVIVQAWQNDQAKNFSDLRAMDGGLVLAGDCRSDSPGHCAKYGSYSLIEDRVNKVVDVQLVQSSEVPNSSWCELEGLKRSVGLLRGNDLHLATLITDRHRQVAKWVREELIPEGTQHYFDVWHIAKSLGKALDAASKECDQLQLWRPAIVNHLYWTAASTPDGNPAVMEAKWRSLVNHIQDIHDHDIPAFSSCAHGPLDED
- the LOC115542381 gene encoding uncharacterized protein LOC115542381; its protein translation is MEAKWRSLVNHIQDIHDHDTPAFSSCAHAPLEGDQRDKEWLEPGSMAAVKLEGIITRTSLLKDVRQLSPQHQTYSLEAFHSLILHFAPKHTGFSYQGMYSRLLLAALHYNHNANRETARRSDGLERYSVRYPRFRKGAWVVVPIKEKASYGYATSLIEALRESYMDSPKALQEVSANLSACAPAPIAKSFEQIPKEEAVSLYLAQQSRYKKLN